Proteins from a genomic interval of Synechococcus sp. A15-28:
- the infC gene encoding translation initiation factor IF-3, with amino-acid sequence MPPRPRFDRRAPVRELPNINDRISYPQLRVVDSDGSQLGVISREEALEVAKDRELDLVLVSEKADPPVCRIMDYGKFKFEQEKKAKEAKKKSHQTEVKEVKMRYKIDQHDYDVRIGQAVRFLKAGDKVKCTVIFRGREIQHTALAETLLRRMAKDLEEKAEIQQAPKREGRNMIMFLTPRKTPLVKKEEKEAAPTKAVRTIPAPPRSTAAKVAAPQA; translated from the coding sequence ATGCCCCCACGCCCCCGTTTTGACCGTCGTGCTCCTGTTCGGGAGCTGCCCAACATCAACGACCGGATCAGCTACCCCCAATTGCGGGTGGTCGACTCAGACGGCAGCCAACTCGGGGTGATCAGCAGGGAAGAAGCCCTGGAGGTGGCCAAAGATCGTGAACTGGATCTGGTGCTGGTGAGCGAGAAGGCCGATCCACCGGTGTGTCGAATCATGGATTACGGCAAGTTCAAATTCGAGCAGGAAAAGAAAGCCAAGGAAGCCAAGAAGAAGTCCCATCAAACCGAAGTCAAGGAGGTCAAGATGCGCTACAAGATCGATCAGCACGATTACGACGTGCGGATCGGTCAGGCAGTGCGCTTTCTCAAGGCCGGCGACAAGGTGAAGTGCACCGTGATCTTCCGCGGCCGGGAGATTCAGCACACCGCCCTGGCAGAAACCCTGCTGCGGCGCATGGCCAAGGACCTGGAGGAAAAGGCTGAGATCCAGCAGGCTCCGAAACGGGAGGGCCGCAACATGATCATGTTCCTCACGCCGCGCAAGACGCCCCTGGTGAAGAAGGAGGAGAAGGAGGCCGCTCCGACCAAGGCGGTGCGCACCATCCCGGCACCACCACGGTCCACGGCCGCCAAGGTGGCCGCGCCGCAGGCCTAA
- the miaA gene encoding tRNA (adenosine(37)-N6)-dimethylallyltransferase MiaA, with amino-acid sequence MTQPDPLVITLLGPTASGKTALSLEIAERLNLPVINVDSRQLYREMTVGTAKPTAQQQARVPHHLLDLRNPDQPITLQEFQAEAEPCIAHELEQRGVALLVGGSGLYLKALTSGLKPPAVPPQAQLREQLSHLGQAICHPLLQQADPTAGARIAPADAVRTQRALEVLYATGRPMSSQATVAPPPWRVLELGLDPANLRQRIQQRTDQLYADGLVEETRQLAERYGADLPLLQTIGYSEALQLIQGTMSPVKANRITTQRTRQFAKRQRTWFRRQHQPHWLETTTELDQAMTLIKQHLR; translated from the coding sequence TTGACGCAGCCGGACCCCTTGGTAATCACGTTGCTGGGACCCACCGCCAGCGGCAAAACAGCCCTCTCCCTGGAGATTGCCGAACGGCTGAACCTGCCGGTGATCAACGTGGACTCCCGGCAGCTGTACCGGGAGATGACCGTGGGCACCGCCAAACCGACGGCGCAGCAGCAAGCCAGGGTCCCGCATCACCTCCTGGATCTGCGCAACCCCGATCAACCGATCACGCTGCAGGAATTTCAGGCGGAGGCCGAACCCTGCATCGCCCATGAGCTGGAGCAGCGCGGCGTGGCCCTGCTGGTGGGAGGCAGCGGGTTGTATCTGAAGGCACTCACCAGCGGCCTCAAACCACCGGCGGTGCCACCGCAGGCGCAGCTGCGGGAGCAACTGAGCCATCTCGGTCAAGCGATCTGCCACCCACTGCTGCAGCAAGCCGATCCGACAGCCGGCGCCAGGATCGCCCCCGCTGATGCCGTTCGCACCCAACGGGCCCTGGAGGTGCTGTACGCCACCGGTCGGCCCATGAGCAGCCAGGCCACGGTCGCCCCACCGCCGTGGCGGGTGCTTGAACTGGGGCTGGATCCGGCCAACCTGCGCCAGCGCATCCAACAGCGCACCGACCAGCTTTATGCCGATGGGCTGGTGGAGGAGACCCGGCAGCTGGCGGAGCGCTACGGCGCTGATCTGCCGCTGCTGCAGACCATCGGTTACAGCGAAGCCCTGCAGCTGATCCAGGGGACGATGAGCCCTGTGAAGGCGAACCGGATCACCACCCAGCGCACCCGTCAGTTCGCCAAGCGACAGCGCACGTGGTTCCGCCGCCAGCACCAACCCCACTGGCTGGAGACCACAACAGAACTTGATCAGGCGATGACGCTGATCAAGCAGCATCTAAGGTGA
- the gyrB gene encoding DNA topoisomerase (ATP-hydrolyzing) subunit B, translated as MSDASKVQNAYGAEQIQVLEGLEPVRKRPGMYIGSTGPRGLHHLVYEVVDNAVDEALAGHCDRIVVILGEDGSASISDNGRGIPTDIHPRTGKSALETVLTVLHAGGKFGSGGYKVSGGLHGVGVSVVNALSEWVQVTVRRQGQVHQQRFERGAAIGSLASEPQPAEEAGQTGTTVCFKPDTEIFTGGIVFDYATLSARLRELAYLNGGVRIVFRDERDSARNAAGEAHEDIYFYEGGIKEYVAYMNKEKDALHPDIIYVNSEKDGVQVEAALQWCSDAYSDSILGFANNIRTVDGGTHIEGLKTVLTRTLNAFAKKLGKRKESDSNLAGENIREGLTAVLSVKVPDPEFEGQTKTKLGNTEVRGIVDNLVGEGLSQFLEFNPSVIGLILEKAIQAFNAAEAARRARELVRRKSVLESSTLPGKLADCSSRDPGESEIYIVEGDSAGGSAKQGRDRRFQAILPLRGKILNIEKTDDAKIYKNTEIQALITALGLGIKGEDFELKNLRYHRVVIMTDADVDGAHIRTLLLTFFYRYQKALVEGGYIYIACPPLYKVERGKNHTYCYNEGDLQKTLEGFGEKANYTIQRFKGLGEMMPKQLWETTMDPTTRTMKRVEIEDALEADRIFTILMGDKVAPRREFIETHSAELDMAALDI; from the coding sequence ATGAGCGACGCTTCCAAGGTCCAGAACGCCTACGGCGCTGAGCAGATTCAAGTGCTGGAGGGGCTGGAGCCCGTCCGCAAGCGCCCTGGCATGTACATCGGCTCCACCGGGCCGAGAGGTCTGCACCACCTTGTGTACGAGGTGGTGGACAACGCCGTGGACGAGGCCCTGGCGGGCCACTGCGACCGGATCGTGGTGATCCTCGGGGAGGACGGCTCCGCCTCCATCAGCGACAACGGTCGCGGCATTCCCACGGACATTCACCCCCGCACGGGCAAGAGCGCCCTGGAGACGGTGCTCACCGTGCTTCACGCCGGCGGCAAGTTCGGTTCTGGTGGTTACAAGGTGTCCGGCGGTCTCCACGGCGTTGGTGTGTCGGTGGTGAACGCACTGAGCGAATGGGTGCAGGTGACGGTGCGCCGTCAGGGGCAGGTCCATCAGCAACGTTTTGAGCGTGGTGCTGCGATCGGCAGCCTCGCCTCTGAGCCTCAGCCCGCTGAAGAGGCCGGTCAGACCGGCACCACGGTGTGCTTCAAGCCGGACACTGAGATCTTCACCGGCGGCATTGTCTTCGATTACGCCACCCTTTCGGCGCGCTTGCGCGAACTGGCCTACCTCAATGGTGGTGTGCGGATCGTCTTCCGCGATGAACGGGACTCAGCCCGTAACGCGGCTGGCGAGGCCCATGAGGACATTTATTTCTATGAGGGCGGCATCAAGGAATATGTCGCCTACATGAACAAGGAAAAGGATGCTCTCCATCCCGACATCATCTATGTGAATTCCGAGAAGGATGGTGTGCAGGTGGAGGCGGCGTTGCAGTGGTGTTCCGATGCCTACTCCGACAGCATCCTTGGCTTTGCCAACAACATCCGCACCGTGGATGGCGGCACCCACATCGAGGGCCTGAAAACGGTTCTGACCCGCACCCTTAATGCCTTCGCCAAGAAACTGGGCAAGCGCAAGGAATCGGATTCCAATCTGGCGGGTGAAAACATCCGGGAAGGACTCACCGCCGTGCTTTCGGTGAAGGTGCCGGATCCGGAATTTGAAGGCCAGACCAAAACCAAACTTGGCAACACCGAAGTTCGGGGCATCGTCGACAATCTTGTTGGTGAAGGACTCAGCCAGTTCCTTGAGTTCAACCCTTCGGTGATCGGGTTGATCCTGGAGAAGGCGATTCAGGCCTTCAATGCAGCCGAGGCTGCCCGACGGGCCCGCGAGCTGGTGAGGCGCAAGAGCGTTCTCGAGAGTTCAACCCTGCCCGGCAAGTTGGCGGATTGCAGCTCAAGGGATCCCGGTGAATCCGAGATTTATATCGTTGAGGGTGATTCCGCCGGAGGTTCGGCCAAGCAGGGGCGAGATCGCCGTTTCCAGGCGATTCTTCCCCTGCGCGGAAAAATTCTCAACATTGAGAAGACGGATGATGCCAAGATTTACAAGAACACGGAGATTCAGGCGCTGATCACAGCTCTTGGATTGGGCATCAAAGGTGAAGACTTTGAACTGAAAAATCTGCGCTACCACCGCGTGGTGATCATGACCGATGCCGATGTTGATGGCGCTCACATTCGTACCTTGCTGCTCACCTTCTTCTACCGCTATCAGAAGGCGTTGGTGGAAGGCGGATACATCTACATCGCCTGTCCGCCGCTGTACAAAGTGGAGCGCGGGAAGAATCACACCTATTGCTACAACGAAGGGGATTTACAGAAAACCCTTGAGGGTTTTGGTGAGAAAGCCAATTACACGATTCAACGCTTCAAGGGTCTCGGCGAAATGATGCCGAAGCAATTGTGGGAAACCACAATGGACCCCACCACCCGAACGATGAAACGGGTGGAGATTGAAGATGCTCTCGAAGCCGACCGTATTTTTACGATCCTGATGGGGGACAAGGTGGCGCCCCGTCGGGAATTCATCGAAACCCACAGCGCCGAGCTGGATATGGCCGCCCTGGACATCTGA
- a CDS encoding SH3 domain-containing protein: MGAVLRWSWLLGVALMAPAALPAGGGDNRQPQLRRRSGSGPLHLNAESPLQVSPLAVAPRLHTLPVGTSLRLLRRWSGSEGRDWLQVQTLAGEQRRGWIRA; the protein is encoded by the coding sequence ATGGGTGCTGTTTTGCGCTGGAGCTGGCTGCTTGGGGTGGCGTTGATGGCTCCTGCGGCTCTGCCGGCCGGTGGTGGCGATAACCGTCAGCCCCAGCTGCGCCGACGCAGCGGCAGTGGTCCGTTGCATCTCAATGCCGAGTCGCCGTTGCAGGTGAGTCCCCTGGCGGTGGCGCCACGACTGCACACCTTGCCGGTGGGCACCTCGTTGCGTCTGCTGCGGCGTTGGTCCGGCTCCGAAGGCCGCGACTGGCTGCAGGTGCAGACCCTGGCTGGTGAGCAGCGCCGTGGCTGGATCCGCGCCTGA
- a CDS encoding CrcB family protein, producing the protein MAGSAPEVLLVGLGAIPGAWLRLKAVNHFEPMVPKKHWGTFLVNVIASFALGLVLALQESCTASRGVALLIGVGFFGSLSTFSTFAVELLNELRAGHVLAAAVLALISILAGVLAAAAGFGLGAYG; encoded by the coding sequence GTGGCTGGATCCGCGCCTGAAGTGTTGCTGGTGGGTCTGGGGGCGATCCCCGGAGCCTGGCTGCGCCTGAAGGCCGTGAACCACTTTGAGCCGATGGTGCCCAAGAAGCACTGGGGCACCTTTCTGGTGAATGTGATCGCTTCGTTTGCCCTCGGACTCGTCCTGGCACTTCAGGAGAGTTGTACGGCCAGCCGTGGTGTCGCCCTATTGATAGGGGTGGGTTTCTTCGGCAGCCTCAGCACCTTTTCCACCTTTGCGGTCGAGTTGCTGAACGAGTTGCGGGCTGGTCACGTCCTGGCTGCTGCCGTTCTGGCCCTGATCTCCATCCTGGCTGGGGTGCTGGCCGCTGCAGCTGGCTTCGGCCTGGGGGCCTATGGCTGA
- a CDS encoding CrcB family protein, whose protein sequence is MAEQSSTLRSELNELLLVAVGAVPGALLRWQVALHLGDQNLLVNVLGAALLGLLAGLPAAPRRQLLLGIGFCGSLTTFSSWTLAVAKDFMAGNWGEAVALLGLTLGLGLGGAALGFCLGRRFRPPGPLRSATSVPQGPHRS, encoded by the coding sequence ATGGCTGAACAGTCCTCCACGCTTCGCAGCGAACTCAATGAACTGCTGCTGGTGGCTGTCGGGGCTGTGCCCGGAGCCTTGCTGCGCTGGCAGGTGGCCCTGCATCTGGGGGATCAGAACCTGCTGGTGAACGTTCTGGGGGCTGCCTTGCTGGGATTACTGGCCGGCCTTCCCGCCGCGCCAAGGCGTCAGTTGCTGCTGGGCATCGGTTTCTGCGGCTCCCTCACCACCTTCAGCAGTTGGACCTTGGCGGTGGCTAAAGACTTTATGGCAGGGAACTGGGGTGAGGCGGTCGCTCTGCTCGGCCTCACCCTGGGTCTTGGACTCGGGGGAGCTGCCCTGGGGTTCTGCCTGGGGCGTCGCTTCAGGCCGCCAGGGCCGCTTCGATCGGCGACTTCAGTTCCTCAGGGTCCACACCGCTCTTGA
- a CDS encoding glutathione peroxidase, whose product MAISVSTVTVNTPDGSSKSLGDYAGKVLLIVNVASRCGFTKQYAGLQALNAAYADKGLAVLGFPCNDFGGQEPGTLDEIKSFCSTTYGADFELFEKVHAMGSTSEPYTTLNQMEPAGDVAWNFEKFLVGKDGTVIARFKSGVDPEELKSPIEAALAA is encoded by the coding sequence ATGGCGATCAGCGTCAGCACCGTGACCGTCAACACCCCCGACGGCAGCAGCAAATCCCTGGGTGACTACGCCGGCAAGGTGCTCCTGATCGTGAATGTGGCCAGCCGCTGCGGCTTCACCAAGCAGTACGCCGGCCTGCAGGCCCTCAACGCGGCCTACGCCGACAAGGGCCTGGCGGTGCTGGGTTTCCCCTGCAACGACTTCGGTGGTCAGGAGCCCGGCACCCTCGACGAGATCAAGAGCTTCTGCTCCACCACCTACGGCGCCGACTTTGAGCTGTTCGAGAAGGTGCACGCCATGGGCAGCACCTCCGAGCCCTACACGACTCTCAACCAGATGGAGCCCGCCGGTGATGTGGCCTGGAACTTCGAGAAGTTCCTCGTGGGCAAGGACGGCACCGTGATCGCCCGCTTCAAGAGCGGTGTGGACCCTGAGGAACTGAAGTCGCCGATCGAAGCGGCCCTGGCGGCCTGA